A section of the Hemitrygon akajei chromosome 8, sHemAka1.3, whole genome shotgun sequence genome encodes:
- the eral1 gene encoding GTPase Era, mitochondrial isoform X1, translating to MMSGVAFLRVLGNLSRRSCRTAGAFLANDSFHRVICLPGSYYGSSSALGEILGVGKPASENLIGQYPPAVSISKDEQGSLLHHQPDQPPNPQVLRVAIIGAPNAGKSTLSNQLLRRKVFPVSSKVHTTRCRAQGVITKGETQIVLLDTPGLISPIKMKRHNLEKSLLVDPWHSVKAANLVLVLVDVSDHWTRNKLHTEVLKCLTQNPQIPAVLALNKVDLLKSKGLLLDLTIKLTEGIVNNKKLKVKPRYNSLPQPVGRERTGEADGTPDKQARNQSSTLDVSKETHSPHSQGDVHRLEISSDSVSDISQPETAQQQASAPQHSTSESWKNRQGWPHFKEVFMLSAVNGEEVDTLRHYLVSKAQPGQWDYHSDVVTDQSPQEICCNLIRERLLEYLPQEVPYNITQDTELWEEGPSGELRILQNLTVARKNHAKLLIGQGGNLIGKIARDVGQDLMNVFLCDVQLRLRVKVKK from the exons ATGATGAGCGGGGTGGCGTTCCTCCGGGTGCTCGGCAACCTGAGCAGGCGGAGCTGCCGGACAG CAGGTGCATTTCTagcaaatgactcatttcacaGGGTCATCTGTTTACCAGGAAGTTACTATGGAAGCAGCTCAGCTTTGGGAGAAATCTTGGGTGTCGGGAAACCAGCATCTGAGAATCTCATTGGCCAGTATCCTCCTGCTGTTTCCATCAGTAAAG ACGAGCAGGGGAGCCTCCTCCATCATCAGCCAGACCAGCCACCAAACCCTCAAGTGCTGAGAGTTGCAATTATCGGTGCTCCCAATGCCGGTAAATCCACTCTGTCAAATCAGCTTCTACGTAGGAAG GTCTTTCCGGTTTCGAGCAAGGTCCACACGACACGGTGTCGAGCTCAGGGGGTCATCACAAAGGGAGAGACCCAAATA GTTCTTCTTGATACTCCTGGGCTCATTTCTCCCATCAAAATGAAAag GCACAATTTGGAGAAGTCACTGCTGGTTGATCCCTGGCACTCAGTAAAAGCAGCAAACCTGG TGCTTGTTTTGGTTgatgtgtctgaccactggactCGCAACAAGCTACACACTGAAGTGCTGAAATGTCTTACTCAAAATCCCCAGATTCCGGCAGTTCTCGCCCTGAATAAG GTGGACCTGTTAAAGAGCAAAGGCCTTCTTCTGGATTTGACAATCAAGCTGACAGAAGGAATAGTGAACAACAAGAAACTGAAGGTGAAGCCACGGTACAACTCGCTGCCACAGCCTGTTGGGAGAGAGAGAACTGGTGAAGCAGATGGCACGCCTGACAAACAGGCAAGAAATCAGAGCAGCACTTTGGATGTGTCCAAGGAAACACACAGCCCCCACTCTCAAGGAGATGTACATCGTTTGGAAATATCCAGTGACAGTGTTTCTGACATTTCTCAGCCAGAGACTGCTCAGCAGCAAGCATCTGCTCCACAACACAGCACCTCTGAGAGCTGGAAGAACCGACAGGGCTGGCCTCACTTCAAGGAGGTGTTCATGCTTTCCGctgtcaatggtgaggaagtggATACTTTACGG CATTACCTTGTGTCAAAAGCCCAGCCAGGGCAGTGGGATTATCACAGCGATGTCGTCACCGATCAGTCACCCCAGGAGATCTGCTGTAACCTGATACGGGAGCGGTTACTGGAGTATCTGCCTCAGGAGGTGCCGTACAACATCACACAG GACACTGAGCTGTGGGAAGAGGGACCAAGCGGGGAGCTCCGAATTCTACAGAACCTCACTGTTGCCAGGAAGAATCACGCG AAATTATTGATTGGCCAGGGAGGTAATCTGATTGGTAAAATTGCCCGagatgtgggacaggacctgatgAACGTCTTTCTCTGCGACGTGCAGTTGAGACTGCGTGTGAAAGTCAAGAAGTGA
- the eral1 gene encoding GTPase Era, mitochondrial isoform X2, translated as MMSGVAFLRVLGNLSRRSCRTGAFLANDSFHRVICLPGSYYGSSSALGEILGVGKPASENLIGQYPPAVSISKDEQGSLLHHQPDQPPNPQVLRVAIIGAPNAGKSTLSNQLLRRKVFPVSSKVHTTRCRAQGVITKGETQIVLLDTPGLISPIKMKRHNLEKSLLVDPWHSVKAANLVLVLVDVSDHWTRNKLHTEVLKCLTQNPQIPAVLALNKVDLLKSKGLLLDLTIKLTEGIVNNKKLKVKPRYNSLPQPVGRERTGEADGTPDKQARNQSSTLDVSKETHSPHSQGDVHRLEISSDSVSDISQPETAQQQASAPQHSTSESWKNRQGWPHFKEVFMLSAVNGEEVDTLRHYLVSKAQPGQWDYHSDVVTDQSPQEICCNLIRERLLEYLPQEVPYNITQDTELWEEGPSGELRILQNLTVARKNHAKLLIGQGGNLIGKIARDVGQDLMNVFLCDVQLRLRVKVKK; from the exons ATGATGAGCGGGGTGGCGTTCCTCCGGGTGCTCGGCAACCTGAGCAGGCGGAGCTGCCGGACAG GTGCATTTCTagcaaatgactcatttcacaGGGTCATCTGTTTACCAGGAAGTTACTATGGAAGCAGCTCAGCTTTGGGAGAAATCTTGGGTGTCGGGAAACCAGCATCTGAGAATCTCATTGGCCAGTATCCTCCTGCTGTTTCCATCAGTAAAG ACGAGCAGGGGAGCCTCCTCCATCATCAGCCAGACCAGCCACCAAACCCTCAAGTGCTGAGAGTTGCAATTATCGGTGCTCCCAATGCCGGTAAATCCACTCTGTCAAATCAGCTTCTACGTAGGAAG GTCTTTCCGGTTTCGAGCAAGGTCCACACGACACGGTGTCGAGCTCAGGGGGTCATCACAAAGGGAGAGACCCAAATA GTTCTTCTTGATACTCCTGGGCTCATTTCTCCCATCAAAATGAAAag GCACAATTTGGAGAAGTCACTGCTGGTTGATCCCTGGCACTCAGTAAAAGCAGCAAACCTGG TGCTTGTTTTGGTTgatgtgtctgaccactggactCGCAACAAGCTACACACTGAAGTGCTGAAATGTCTTACTCAAAATCCCCAGATTCCGGCAGTTCTCGCCCTGAATAAG GTGGACCTGTTAAAGAGCAAAGGCCTTCTTCTGGATTTGACAATCAAGCTGACAGAAGGAATAGTGAACAACAAGAAACTGAAGGTGAAGCCACGGTACAACTCGCTGCCACAGCCTGTTGGGAGAGAGAGAACTGGTGAAGCAGATGGCACGCCTGACAAACAGGCAAGAAATCAGAGCAGCACTTTGGATGTGTCCAAGGAAACACACAGCCCCCACTCTCAAGGAGATGTACATCGTTTGGAAATATCCAGTGACAGTGTTTCTGACATTTCTCAGCCAGAGACTGCTCAGCAGCAAGCATCTGCTCCACAACACAGCACCTCTGAGAGCTGGAAGAACCGACAGGGCTGGCCTCACTTCAAGGAGGTGTTCATGCTTTCCGctgtcaatggtgaggaagtggATACTTTACGG CATTACCTTGTGTCAAAAGCCCAGCCAGGGCAGTGGGATTATCACAGCGATGTCGTCACCGATCAGTCACCCCAGGAGATCTGCTGTAACCTGATACGGGAGCGGTTACTGGAGTATCTGCCTCAGGAGGTGCCGTACAACATCACACAG GACACTGAGCTGTGGGAAGAGGGACCAAGCGGGGAGCTCCGAATTCTACAGAACCTCACTGTTGCCAGGAAGAATCACGCG AAATTATTGATTGGCCAGGGAGGTAATCTGATTGGTAAAATTGCCCGagatgtgggacaggacctgatgAACGTCTTTCTCTGCGACGTGCAGTTGAGACTGCGTGTGAAAGTCAAGAAGTGA